A segment of the Desulfonauticus submarinus genome:
TAGGAAGAATTGGTTGTTTGTGTGCAGGATGTTGTTATGGTAAGCCTACAAGTTTGCCTTGGGCTATTACCTTTACTAATCCAGATTCTTTAGCTCCCTTGTTTGTGCCTCTTCATCCTACACAAATTTATCATTCTTTAGCAGGGTTAACTACTTTTTTGATTTTAATATTTGTTAAAAAGAAATTAAAGAGTGGTCAGCTTTTTGGTTTGCTTTTAATTTTATATGCTGTTTTTAGATTTAATATAGAATTTTTTAGAGGAGACTATAGAGGGACTATTGGTTTTTTAAGTGCCACTCAAGTAGTAGCTATTGTTGTTTTTTGTTTGGGTATTATAATTTTCTGGAAGAGAAGAGCAAAGTGATTTTATAAGGAGGAAAAAAGGTTTATGTTTGGAATTCCTGGAGATAAACTTGTTTATATTCTACCATTACTTATTTTACCTATTTTACCAAATTTATGGGCTATTGTTCATATTTTTAAAAGAGATTTTAATACACCTCAAGAAAAAATGATTTGGTTAGGATTAGCTGTTTTTGTGCCAGTTATAGGAGGTTTGGCTTATGTTTTTGTGGGGAGAAAAAGGGCAAAACGCTGTTAGATTTTGGTTATATTTAAGTGTTGTGGGAATAGTATGTTTAGGGGGCTGTGCAAGTAAACAAGATGTGGATGCATTGCGTTATGAAGTATATTCTACACAATC
Coding sequences within it:
- a CDS encoding PLD nuclease N-terminal domain-containing protein, giving the protein MFGIPGDKLVYILPLLILPILPNLWAIVHIFKRDFNTPQEKMIWLGLAVFVPVIGGLAYVFVGRKRAKRC